Proteins from a single region of Scleropages formosus chromosome 24, fSclFor1.1, whole genome shotgun sequence:
- the naa50 gene encoding N-alpha-acetyltransferase 50 isoform X2 encodes MKGRIELGDVTPHNIKQLKRLNQVIFPVSYNDKFYKDVLEVGELAKLAYFNDIAVGAVCCRVDHSQNQKRLYIMTLGCLAPYRRLGIGTRMLNHVLNICEKDGTFDNIYLHVQISNESAIDFYQKFGFEIIETKKNYYKRIEPADAHVLQKNLSGPCAPPGGELQKTN; translated from the exons ATGAAGGG CCGGATTGAGCTGGGCGACGTGACGCCCCACAACATCAAGCAGCTGAAGCGGCTCAACCAGGTGATTTTCCCTGTCAGCTACAACGACAAGTTCTACAAGGAcgtgctggaggtgggagagCTGGCCAAACTAG CCTACTTCAACGACATTGCAGTGGGGGCAGTGTGCTGCCGTGTAGATCACTCTCAGAACCAGAAGCGACTCTACATCATGACCCTGGGCTGCCTAGCCCCGTACCGCAGACTGGGCATAG GGACTAGGATGCTGAACCACGTGCTAAACATCTGCGAGAAGGATGGGACCTTTGACAATATCTATCT CCACGTCCAGATCAGCAATGAGTCCGCCATCGACTTCTACCAGAAGTTTGGCTTTGAGATCATCGAGACAAAGAAGAACTACTACAAAAGAATAGAGCCGGCAGACGCCCATGTTCTGCAGAAGAACCTGAGTGGGCCGTGTGCACCGCCTGGAGGAGAGCTCCAGAAAACCAATTAG
- the naa50 gene encoding N-alpha-acetyltransferase 50 isoform X1 → MKGSRIELGDVTPHNIKQLKRLNQVIFPVSYNDKFYKDVLEVGELAKLAYFNDIAVGAVCCRVDHSQNQKRLYIMTLGCLAPYRRLGIGTRMLNHVLNICEKDGTFDNIYLHVQISNESAIDFYQKFGFEIIETKKNYYKRIEPADAHVLQKNLSGPCAPPGGELQKTN, encoded by the exons ATGAAGGG CAGCCGGATTGAGCTGGGCGACGTGACGCCCCACAACATCAAGCAGCTGAAGCGGCTCAACCAGGTGATTTTCCCTGTCAGCTACAACGACAAGTTCTACAAGGAcgtgctggaggtgggagagCTGGCCAAACTAG CCTACTTCAACGACATTGCAGTGGGGGCAGTGTGCTGCCGTGTAGATCACTCTCAGAACCAGAAGCGACTCTACATCATGACCCTGGGCTGCCTAGCCCCGTACCGCAGACTGGGCATAG GGACTAGGATGCTGAACCACGTGCTAAACATCTGCGAGAAGGATGGGACCTTTGACAATATCTATCT CCACGTCCAGATCAGCAATGAGTCCGCCATCGACTTCTACCAGAAGTTTGGCTTTGAGATCATCGAGACAAAGAAGAACTACTACAAAAGAATAGAGCCGGCAGACGCCCATGTTCTGCAGAAGAACCTGAGTGGGCCGTGTGCACCGCCTGGAGGAGAGCTCCAGAAAACCAATTAG